In Acetomicrobium sp. S15 = DSM 107314, the following are encoded in one genomic region:
- a CDS encoding DNA recombination protein RmuC translates to MTGVSLSFAVFAFIVGFLLGLVIALLLSALRAKANRKMEEEMEGLLENVTKSLKESFGSLSMEALSRSSEEFLKLAKVKLESEREATTGELEKKKELIDEQLRAMSARLEAVSNMLQELEKERASQLGELASQIKGVSEQAAALGKVAGALREALASAKTRGQWGERMAEDVLRLIGFVENVNYYKQKPIDGSGARPDFTFPLPKGAILNMDVKFPFDNYLRYLEVEDESQKAQFRTAFLRDVRSKVKEVATRGYINPEQNTLDFALLFIPNEQIYSFIQECDGSILDEALQSKVIFCSPTTLYAVLSVIRKAADDFALERTSGEILKLLGTFRIQWEKFSDKLNHLGKQIEGAYKDYEDLATTRKRQLEKPLDAIEALKRKNLHPGQESEEDIAEGLDDLSNDDNIKKVEEM, encoded by the coding sequence GTGACAGGCGTATCTTTAAGCTTCGCTGTCTTCGCATTTATCGTCGGCTTCTTGCTGGGGTTGGTTATAGCCCTTCTTTTGAGCGCACTTCGAGCCAAGGCAAACCGAAAGATGGAAGAAGAGATGGAAGGACTGCTCGAAAACGTAACAAAATCCCTCAAAGAGAGCTTCGGCAGCCTATCTATGGAGGCACTCTCACGCTCCTCCGAAGAATTTTTAAAGCTCGCTAAAGTCAAGTTAGAATCGGAGAGGGAAGCCACGACGGGCGAACTGGAGAAGAAGAAAGAGCTCATCGACGAGCAGCTTCGGGCCATGTCTGCCAGGCTTGAGGCCGTATCCAACATGCTGCAAGAACTGGAGAAGGAGAGAGCATCCCAATTAGGAGAGCTGGCAAGTCAAATCAAAGGAGTGAGCGAACAAGCTGCCGCACTCGGCAAGGTCGCCGGCGCATTGAGGGAAGCGCTCGCAAGCGCCAAGACAAGAGGCCAGTGGGGCGAGCGCATGGCCGAAGACGTGCTCCGCCTCATCGGCTTTGTGGAAAACGTAAACTACTACAAACAAAAGCCCATAGACGGCTCAGGCGCACGGCCCGATTTTACATTCCCCCTGCCAAAAGGAGCAATTCTGAATATGGACGTAAAGTTTCCCTTCGACAACTACCTGCGCTACTTGGAGGTTGAGGATGAATCACAAAAAGCGCAGTTCCGCACCGCCTTTTTGCGCGACGTAAGGAGCAAAGTTAAAGAAGTAGCGACCCGCGGATATATAAATCCGGAGCAAAATACCCTGGATTTTGCGCTCCTTTTCATCCCCAATGAGCAAATCTATTCCTTTATACAAGAGTGCGACGGCTCCATCCTCGACGAAGCCCTGCAAAGCAAGGTGATCTTTTGTTCCCCCACAACGCTATATGCAGTACTCTCCGTCATCCGAAAGGCTGCGGACGACTTCGCCTTAGAGCGCACTTCAGGGGAGATTCTAAAACTCCTCGGGACCTTTAGAATCCAATGGGAGAAGTTTTCGGACAAACTCAACCACTTAGGCAAACAAATAGAGGGAGCGTATAAGGATTATGAAGATTTGGCGACCACCAGGAAACGGCAGTTAGAAAAACCGCTGGATGCAATCGAGGCGCTGAAGCGCAAAAATCTTCACCCCGGGCAAGAAAGCGAAGAAGACATCGCCGAAGGGTTGGATGACCTTTCAAATGACGATAATATAAAAAAAGTGGAGGAAATGTGA